GGTATTAACGTTTGACATAGCAATAAATTGAGCACCGTTTAATTCTTCTTCTTTTTGTTCAAAAATGCGCTCGGTTTTGCTCATAAACGTAATACCGATATTAAGTAGTGTGGTCGCAAGGAGAATAAAAACAATAAGTGTAACGGCTGCGCTTTTTCTCTTTTTTAAGTTTGCTAAAGATAGTCGTAAAGTAACCATTGGCATACCTACCACCCCATTTCCCCTAAAAATTGTTGTAACTTTTGCATTCGATTGGAGCTTTCTAAAAGTTTATATGGTTTCATATTTAATTCTCCGCACACGGTGCCGTCTTTTACATATAAGATACGGTTTCCTCTTAAAGCCGTTTTTATATCATGTGTAACCATGATAATACTTTGACCGTCTTCATTCAGTCTAGTAAAGTTATCTAGGACCTGGGTACTAGAAGCGGAGTTCAGTGCGCCGGTTGGTTCATCTGCAAATAATATCTTTGGATTGTTAATGATTGCCCTAACGATAGCAACCCTCTGTTTCTCACCGCCGGATAGTTGATTGGGAAATTTAACAAAATCTTGTTCATTCAGGCCCATACTTTTTAAAAGTGTCTGTGCTTTATGAAAGACCTCTTTTTTATTGCGGTTTAAGAGCAGTCCACTAGTCAATACATTATCCAGAATATTCATATTGTCTAATAAGTAGATTGATTGAAACACAAATCCACAATTTTTTCGTCTTATAAGAGCAAGTTTATCGTTACTTAACTTGGCGATATTTTCTTCGCCAAGAAAAACATCTCCTACGGTGGGAATGTCCATGCCGGACAAAGCATAAAGCAGGGTGGATTTGCCCGAGCCGGAACTTCCCATGATTACAGTGAAATCACCTTTATTTATGCTAAGATCCAAATTTTTAAGGACATGTTGCTGAACGCCGCCGATTGAAAAGGATTTGCATAATTTGTTCGTTCTAAGAATAATTGTATCCATTATAATATCTTTTTTCCTCCTAAATCAGTTTGTGAATGTATGCTTTTATTACTAAAGCTTCTTAAGCAGTATAATCAATCATGGCTGGTAAAGTCTTTAAAACCATCCTGTCAATTTCTTAAATCTTTCTTAACTGCACATGATTTGTAAATTAGGGGTTACTATGGTATACTATTATACAGTATGGCGATTGAAAGTTATAGTAATAAAAATGTAATTCAATGGGTGTCAGGAAGAGATTGGGAGGAACATATGAAAAAAAGAATACGAAATATTATTATATGTGGTTTGCTCTTTGGAGGCATTTTGCTAATGCTAAGGATTGTGTTTCAGATGTCTGATGAAGAGGTTTGGCGGTATTATATTCTTGTCAGCGGGATAATCCTAGTAGGAGCAGTGGGAATCAATATAATATATCAGGTTAAACTAATGAAAAAGTTGAAACGCTTTGAAACGATTCTGCGGGATGAAGAGAATCCGGATAAATTTATTGAAGAAAATGAAAGTCTGTTGCGTAGGTTGAAGTCGGAGTATAACAGAGCGCTTATCAATATTAATCTTAGTGCCGGGTATTGCGACAAGGGAGATTTTGAGACAGCAAAAAATATTTTATTATCCATTCCTCTTAAACATATAAAAGGAATTAATAAAGTGGTTTATTATATGAATCTTGCTTATATTTATTTTAGATTGGAAGAATCTCAAAAAGCTCTTGATATTTTAGAACAACAAAAGAAAGCATTTTCCAATTTGGAAAAGCATCCTTCATTGGGAGGTAATATTATGTCTTTAAGGATATTAAAGTATATTGCTCAAGATCAGCTTGCAGATGCCCAAAATCTACTGATCACAGCAAAAAATCAATGGACTGATAAACGTCTGCTAAAAGATTGGGAGCTATTGCAGAGTACAATCAATCAATTAAATAATACATCGCTGTAATTAAAACAGGCAGCCGGAACGAGCTTCATACATATGAGCTTTGCGCCGTTTGCCTGTTCTCCTACACCAACCGTAACACTTGATTATTATTTTTACTATGCTATAATAGATATTAAGCGGTAAGTAAAGTGTTTCAGAACGGTATATTTATTGCTTTTCGTATGTACTATCAATAAAACTTAATAGGTAAAGAACCGTCTTAAATAAGAAGGGCTTTGATTACTGTGTCATGGCAATGGCACAGATATGAGAAGCCCTTCTTTTTTTAGATAAGATATCACTTTGTAAAATGTATTCGACATGGAGAATGTGTACAAACATTTATTTCTTAAAAGGAGGAACAAAATGCAGTTAGTAGGAAAAGAAATCAGCCATATAAAGTTTGGTGAAGGTATCGTAAAAGAATCAAGGGATAATTATATTACAATAACATTTTCACAGGGAGAGAAGAAATTCCTGTATCCAAAAGCATTCAATAAATATCTCACTCTGAAAGATAAAAAAGTTCAGTTACAAGTCAATCAGGCTCTAGAGGTACTTCAAAAGGAAGAATTAATGCAACAAATATATATTGGTGAACAACAGCGGCTTCATAAGTTACAGATGGAACGATTTTATCCCGATTCTCAGGCAGCGTTTGGATTCGTACAGAATAACAGGGAAGAGGTATTTTCAACCTGGTCTTTGTATGCAGGCTCTTACCAAAGTGGAAGTTCCAAAGGAAAACCAAAGCTTCCGGTAAGGCTTCGATTAAATTCAGCCTGCTTGCTTACAGAATGCGCCAAGGGAGTATCTGAAAAGAAGCGGCGTATATTGGGCGTATTTATGCCGAGGGAGGAATTTGAAGGTGCAGCTTGTAAGGATGGTATCATAAATAGTCATGAAAGATACAGAATTAAATTAGAAGACAAAGAAACCATGTTCTATTGGAACTATATTCCCGAAGCGGAACAGGTTTTAAAATGGGGTAATATTGAAATCCGATATATATCGAATCTAACCATGCAGAAGATATTAATGGATATGAAACTGGTAATCAGTGATTTAAAACGCCGTCAGGAGATGGAAGACTTTTATCAGTACTTTTGTTTGGTTAATAAGTTAGAAGATATAGAACATTAAAAACGGATGTGTTACTACGAACGGTGAGAGTCCTGCTGATACAAGGAGGAATTACATTGCAGGTATATACTATTGATTTCGAAGGAATTTATACGGAACAATCGTGGTATCTAACACGAAAAGACAAGATAAAAAACATGGATATAATACCGTATGAAGGAACGAACGGATATTGTTCACAGAAAAGCTGTGAAGTGTTGCAGGCATATTGTTCAAACTTAGATTTTCCGGCAGTAACTTATCTAGGCTCAGGTAACTACCACTATCTCACATACTTTCTGCTACAGCAAATAAAGAAGCCGTTTTCTATGGTTATGTTTGATTTTCATTCCGATATCCAGATGGGAATGTGTAAAGAGTTATTATCCTGTGGCAATTGGGTACGGTTTGCTCTGGAGAATTGCAGTCAACTAAAACAGGTTTATATAGTAGGTGTAGCGGAACAATATATTCCTAAGGATTATGATTGTTGTGGCAAAGAAGTACATTTCATTACAGAAAAGCAGGTAAGAAGCATAGATTGGATAGAAGAAGTTAAAAGAGGAATACAGTACCCTATCTATATTACGATTGATAAAGATGTATTTCGGGAAGGGACTGTTTACACAAACTGGGACCAGGGAACCATGGAAATAAACGATGTAAGTGCATTTTTTGAAGGTGTAAGGGCAAGACATAAAATATTAGGCGGGGACATCTGCGGAGAGTGTTCGAAGAATTATGCAGATGGGCAGTATAACAGGTATCAAGAGGTTAATGGGATTATAAATCAACAGATTTTAACGTATTTTCATATGGCAAATCGATAGAAGAACGTAAATTTTTCCAAACTCTTTCCGGTATTTAGTTGAACATGTTTGCTGTTTTATGATAAGATAATTATAACAGTTTCAATAAAAGACGAATTGTTTATGAAAGACATTTCTTATAAAGACAGATAGGAGTTATACATGAAATCATTAGTAATAGCGGAAAAACCCTCTGTAGGAAGAGATATTGCCAGAGTACTTAAATGTACAAAAAATATGGGGGGAGCCATAGAAGGTGAAAAATACATTGTTACCTGGGGACTAGGACATCTAGTTACCTTAGCTGATCCTGAAAATTATGATGAAAAATATAAAACCTGGAACATGGAGAATCTTCCGATGCTGCCGGAGAAGTTCCAGTTAGTAGTTATAAAGCAGACCGGAAAACAATATCAGGCGGTGAAAACACAGATTCAGCGAAAGGACGTATCTGACATTATAATTGCCACAGATGCAGGCAGGGAAGGGGAATTAGTAGCAAGGTGGATACTGGAAAAGGCAAATAATAAGAAGCCCGTTAAGAGATTATGGATATCCTCCGTTACGGATAAAGCCATCCGGGAAGGCTTTGCACACCTAAAAGACGGAAAAGAATATGAAAATCTGTATCAGGCAGCGGTAGCAAGAGCGGAAGCCGATTGGATTGTAGGAATGAATGCTACAAGAGCCTTAACCTGTAAATATAATGCCAGCCTTTCCTGTGGACGTGTGCAGACGCCAACGCTTGCAATGATTGCAAAAAGAGAAGAAGATATTAAAAAGTTCATACCAGTCCCCTACTATGGATTGATTGGGAAACTAAGTGGTATGACACTTACCTGGAAAGATGCCAAATCAGGCAATACAACTACGCCTGATAAATCAAAGATAGAAGAGCTGTTAAAACAACTAAGAGGCAAAGATGGTATCGTAACAGAATTTAAAACGCAGTTAAAAAAATCCTATGCTCCTGGATTATATGATTTGACAGAATTACAAAGAGAGGCAAATCTCAGGTTTGACTTTTCTGCAAAAGAAACATTGAATATCATGCAGCGCTTGTATGAAAATCATAAGGTGTTAACGTATCCAAGAACAGATTCCAGATACTTGACTACGGATATTGTAGGAACCTTAAAGGAAAGACTGGAAGCAGTCAGTATAGGACAATATAAAAAACTGATCTCTGTGTTACTTAGAAAGCCTATTGTCACCAATTCCTCCTTTGTGGATAATCAAAAAGTTAGTGACCATCATGCCATTATTCCTACGGAGCAGTTTGTAAACCTTGACAATATGAGTACCGATGAAAGAAAAATTTATGATATGGTGGTAAGACGCTTCCTTGCTGTTTTATATCCACCTTACGAATATGAAGAAGCGACCGTAAAAGTACAGGTTGGCAGCGAACAATTTACTGCTAAAGGGCGAATTACGAAAGCAATCGGCTATAAGGAAGTTTATGAAAATCAAATAGAAGATAAGGAAGAAACTGAAAGCTTGCAGGAGGTTTCGAAGGATGATGTACTAAAAGGAATAGACTTTGTTATAACCGAAGGTAAGACAAAACCACCGGCACCTTTTAACGAAGCTACCTTATTGTCCGCTATGGAAAACCCAGTACAATTCCTTGAGGAAAAAAACAAAGAGATAGTGAAGACCTTAGGGGAGACCGGAGGGCTTGGAACGGTAGCAACCAGAGCCGATATAATTGAAAAGTTATTCAACTCCTTTTTAATGGAGAAACGGGGAAAAGATATATTTATTACTTCGAAAGGAAAGCAGCTCTTAGAACTAGTTCCTCAGGATTTAAAGAAGCCTGAACTAACCGCATCCCTTGAAATGAAACTAGGCAAAATAGCAGGCGGCAAATTAAAAAAACGGGAATTAATGAAAGAGATGACTGCTTATACCAAAGAAATTGTAGCAGAAATTAAGAGTGGTGACGGAAAATTCAGACATGACAATCTCACCAGTAAAAAATGTCCGGCGTGCGGAAAAAATATGCTTGCCGTTAACGGTAAAAACAGCAGAATGTTAGTATGCCAGGACAGAGAATGCGGTCACAGGGAAACCATTGCCAGAACCAGCAACGCCAGATGTCCGATATGCCATAAGAAAATGGAGTTAGTTGGACAGGGAGAAGCGCAGACTTTTACCTGCTCCTGTGGACACAAGGAAAAACTGTCGGCCTTTCAGGAGAGGAGAAAGAAAGAGGGAGCTGGTGTTAGTAAAAAGGACGTAGCAAAATACATGAACCAGCTTAAAAAGGAAGAAAAGGAGCCGGTAAATACCGCATTTGCAGATGCCTTTTCCAAATTAAAGCTGGATAAATAGAAATACACAATTTCTCTTACCTCCTGTCTCTGGGCAAAGAGTTTCTTAGTTGACTATATATAAATTACTGGAAAGGAGAGAACGTCATGAAAAAGAATCTTAGAGTTTTATTTATGTTTACAGTGGGAGCAATTATACTATTTCTGCTTATATTTGCGTTTCCTATCGTGATGACAGCTATCTTTTTTACGCCATATGTGAAAAGTGCATTAATATTGCTGATTTTTATAAGCATTGTTTTGAAAAATAAATTGTCCTGGAAAAATAGTGTTGTATTTGTTGTAGGAATCTTTTCTCTTGTTGGAATGCTGATGGATACTGCCGGAAATCCAATCTACAATAAGCCGTTGGCTGTGATTGTTTCTTCCGTGGGTGAACTTAATATTGAATCGAAAACCTATAATTATGCACCCGGTGAATATAGCATTACAGACTATATCAGCATTATAAAAAGCGAAGGGGAGGTTGTGAACCTTCACATAATTCTGCTGTATCTGTATCGATTTGTACAATATATTATTCTATATTCTATAGTAGCAACACTGCTTGGATTACTCGTAAGAAGAATGCCTGACAATAAGATTCCACTTGTTCCTGTTGTAGAAGAAGTAACCCCCGAGTTAAATCAAAGGATACAGGAAGAAAAAAGAAGAAGAGAAGAGGAAAAGAAAAATCGACTGACACTTTCAGTAGAAGTGAAGGATACTGTCATACAGTTAAAGAAAACTGAAAATAGTATTAAGGCGATTAAAGTGATTCGTGAACATACAGATGTATCCCTTGCAGAGGCAAAAAAGCTATTGGATGAATTAGAAGATTAGAGCAATTGCTTTTAGGCGGTAAAACATAAAGAAGAAGCTTTCTGGTTTTTATAGATAAAAAATCAGAAAGCTTCTTCTTGCTTTGCAGTAGTTGTATATTAGCATATGTAGATATTGTGTAATTACTTCAATCATTATAGCTTATAACTATTACCATTCCTTAGATAAGGACAAATTCCAGTCCAGAGAATAGATACTGTCGCTTTGTGCCTTTAATTCCTGATAAATCTGGGCACGCGCATAACTTTCAGATGTTTCATCTGTTATATCATCTTCATTCCAATATTGGAAACCAAATAAATAACTTTCCATCATATCATCCCAAGAAGTATACACTTTTTGTAATTCCTGTGCAATCGTTAAGCTGGCATCCATAGCCTCTTCATAAGTATAATAACCCGCCAGATAATACCAGGAGGATAACTGCATGGCTCTTGACAAATCCCAAGCCTTAATGGCATTATCTCCGTATTTTTCAACTGCATCAAAAATTCCCAAGAAAAAAGCTCTGTCTTCGTCTGTATAAGACTCGTCTGTTAATGCAGCTACCAATTCATCTCTAGAATAGGTAGACAACTCGTTTTGATTATAGAGTTCAAGTAATTCTGCATTATGTCCATTTTCTTCGGTCAGCCATTTCAGCTTTTCATCAGCAGTAGCTCTATCCGTAACACTCCAGGAATTTTCTAATCCTTGCTGCATCATTTTAGCAATGGAATCGTTTGCGGCATAGCCGCCAACAAGGTTGATATCACCGCCATTTCTTGAGGTGATTAAGGCATAGGTTGCGTTAAACCAAAGTAACGTATCAGATATGCTTTTATCAGCGGTTTCTGCTTCTTTTGAATCATCTGTTGTAGTAGCGGGAGTACTGTCGGTATCCTTTTTAGCAGGTGTACTACTGCATCCGGTTAAGGCAAGTACGGTAACTAGTGCCAAGGTTAATAATCTTTTCTTCATTTTTTCTCCATCCTTTGTGTATTTAGTGCGTACGACCTATATAATACCAGAGGTTTCGCAAAAGGTTAATAGGAAATAAGTAGGAGAGGTTAAAAATGTTATTGTGATGAAGTGAGAATAGATAATTGGGTGTTTAACATAATAAATGAAAATGAGAGCTGTGCATCTTGCTGAGGGATTGAGGAAGATAAGTTGTCAAGGATGAACTCATACTTGATTTTATAACTAAACTCAATTAAAATATAAGCATGATATTAAAGTGCGAATATGAAGCGTACATAAAATCCCTGGGGGATTCGCACTTAAAATTTTATTGTGTAAAGATTATGATAAAGAATGCTTTATGGTATAATTTTTGTAAATATTTGCTGTCGCTTCCTGCACGGAAGCGTGGATTGAAATAAATAAATGGTATAAATTCCAACGTCACTAGTGTGTCGCTTCCTACACGGAAGCGTGGATTGAAATTGTGCTTGTTTCTAACATATCTCATTTTCTTCTTATCACTTCTTACATGAAGGGTTAGGGTTAATATCTATAAAAAGATATGCTGGAATTATTTGACTTAATGATTCCTCATTGGGGCATAGAGCTAGAGCTGATTAATCTAATTACTGATGTATCGTAGAAAGGAAGGTATTATGAGAGGGGCGATACTTGAAAAGGGAGAGCGTTGTTATACTCATTTGAAGGGTATTTTCGATGGAATTAATAATGTACAGAGAGGGTATAACTGGCTTATTACAGATTGTGAATGTTGTACAATAAATGCTGATTACTCAAAACGCATATTTCAATACGGAACATATGGTTGGTTAAGTGGTGAAGAATTAACAGATATGGTTAATAAGGAAGATTTTCAATGGGTCTGGGGAGTATTATCTGCTTTTAACAAAGAGATTTCATTAGAAGAAATATTAAAATATAGCCTGCCTTATGCTGATGGCTACAAGGGATTTTGGGAAAATCCTATTTCGATACAGCATCCATTAGCACATATGGAACTAGTTCCTTGGGATAGCAGTTGTACAATAATTATTTGTAAGGATGACAGGATTACAGAATCGTTTATGAAAAGTTATCCATTTAGTAGAGATTTAGTAATGTATAATTACAATCATGGGCAGTTTGATGAATCCGAGGAACTTGAGAATTGGCTACAGAGTAAGAAATCATAATTTAGCCAAGCGGATTTTATATTGCTACTGGAAAATAGAAGTGATTAGAAAACATCGATTTTAAGAAGATGTAACCTTTAATGAGTTAATAAATTTAACTGAATTTTATATAGGTTTGTAACCAATTAGTGACAATAAAGCGTTCTTTCAGGTGTATAATCATTTCATAAATATACTATGAGAGGAGAAGCTTTATGGAGGATTCAATGCGTGTTCAAAACCACTCCAAAGACGAAATTATCCGTCTTCTGCAATGGATTGCTAATAATCCAGCCGAATGGGAGCGAATAAACCAACGAAGGGAAAGGGAGGAAGTTCCACCCCTTAAAACACTAGAGGATTGCGACCTGCTAACCTTTAGTGGTCTATATAGTGTTATGATTGCACTGCTATTTAGTGAACAAAGCATAATCACAAATCGTGTATTCCGTAAAATGGTAGCTAGAACCTTATTGCAACGGATAGAAGAACGAGGGGAGTTGGAGGCTTTGAAAGAAGTTCTGGAGTTTTTGCATGAGGAGTGGACACGGATAGAAAAAGAGAGTCAACTATAGAATTACCACATGATACATACTATATCATTTCTAATATTCATTCATAAGTAGTAAACAGATAGAACAGAACAATCATCCCATCATAAAAACAAAACGCAAAGTATAACAATAATAGGGCGGAGGTGTTCTAATGCAAACCTTCCGCCCTATTTTAAAACTATAAAATATATCTACATCAAAGCCTCATACAGCTTATCTACTGGTCTAGGTATAACGGCACATTCTACCATAAGCTCACTGACCGCTTTTGCGGCATTTACAGCTTCCGTAACTGCACCAATATCACCGCTTAAGGTAACAAAGCCCTTTCCGCCCACCGCAAAACCGGTACGTACTTCAATCAGGTTTACTGCTGCGGTTTTTGCTGCGGTATCCGCAGCTATGATAGCAGAGGCTACAGAATAAAATTCAATCACACCAATTGCTCCGCCAGTAGGGACTTGTGACGTACCGCTGATAGCAGGCATTAACTGGTCACTGACATTTGGTATCAATAATTTATCTACTAAAAATTCTCCGGCTTTTTCTTCTCCAGCATTCATAGCGGCTGTAACGCTTCCGGTATCTCCGCCAATGATTATCATGTATTTTCCGGGACATATAGTGGAGGATCTTAATAATTCAACATCTGCTGCCTTTAGCATATAATCACAGGTCTCGATTCCTCTTGCAATACTGGACAGTTCTATCATACAGACTGACTTTCCCATTCTTTTATCCTCCATTAATTTACACTGATTCGAATGCCAAGTGGAGTTATGTCTTTTATAATTCCGTGAACGCTGGCATGTATATTCGCTGATAAGCCGCTATCGTCGGCGGCGGCAATAACATCTCCGATTGTAACGTTATCACCAATGTTTTTTACTGCCTTAGCAGGCTTTCCGATATGTTGTGATAGGGGTATAAATACTTCCTGTGGATGTAACGTAATACATGAATGTGCATGCAAACCGTTATATTGACCGAGATTTAATCTGGCAATTAAACGGTCAGTAGGTACCTTACTTATATCTACGGTTCCTCTTGCCACTGGATTGGGATTTTTTTCTACGTTAATACCCTTTTCTCGTAATTTTCCCTTCATATAACCGTTCACTTTTCTTGGTGAGAGTCCCATAGGGCAGGAGAACATTTCACAAAGTCCACAGTCACAGCAATTAGCTGCATCACCAAAGGACTTTTCAAATTCCTCGGTACTTAACTCGGTATGTTCTCTCCATACATTTCTCATAACCAGATGGGGTTTGATTCTGTGCCCAATCTGATATCTTGGACATAGGTCAGTACACATTCTGCATTGGATACAGGCACTTCTTGCCTGGTGTTTGATACGGTCAATGGATACCTTGGAGCGTCTGATTAAGTAATGGTCTTTTGGAAGAACAATAATATTTCCGGTTGTTTTAGTAACAATCTGTGCATCAATCAAATCATTCTCTGCAACAACTCGTCCCATCATAGGACCGCCAAGTATAATGGCGTAATCGGAGATGGTTGGATTTGCAGACTGAATGCATTCACGGATAGAAGTACCAATGGGAACTTTTAACATGATGGGTTCCTTCACCTCACCAACTACGGACAGGTATTTTTCTGTGGTCTTTTTGCCCTTAGTAAGAGCTTCGTAGATTCCGATTACAGTACCCACATTGTCTACTACTGCACCAACTTCTATGGGAATACCTCTTTCTGGTACACTTCGACCAGTTACCTGTTGAACGATTATCTGTTCGTCACCGGCAGGATAGAAGGTACGAAGTTCAAAAATTTCTATGTCTGCACCATTCTTAGCAATGGCTTCTTTAAGAGCAGTGATTTCAGCTTTATATTTTCCTTTTAAAGCGATGACTGCTTTTTTTGCCTCCAGATGAGCAGATATCATCATAACTCCTTTAATCAGTTCATCGGCAAAGATTCGGCATAAGTATTTGTCTGTTTCAATAAGCGGTTCACACTCGGCAGCATTTACAATAAAATATTCTGCTTTAGTATTCAGTTTTATATGTGTCGGAAATCCGGCACCGCCAGCACCTACAATTCCGGCTTCTTTTATGGCTTCAATAAAATTCATAGTTACACCTTTGCATATCACAGATTCACCGTGATAGTACCACTTTTTAATGAGTGAAAGAATTCCCAGGTGGCATCCTTTCTCAATCAAATTTCCTTTCACTCCACTTTTTTCAGTTAGTTACTTATGAAACAATCCTTTTATGGTATGAAGTAGTTTATAGTAACAAGTAATTGTTTTGCTATTATTCCTACAATCATATTATAAACGTTGCGTTTAGCAATTGTCTATAACTTTTCAGTAATAGTTCTAAAACATACGAGTAAGTGATGGACTTATTTTTTTATGGAATGGAATAGTCCTATTTTATTATTTAAACTGAACAGCTTGTATGACTGCTATATTCCATTCGTACCCTCGTAAGCCCTGATAAATAGGTCTGTTAAATCCTCTTTGGTGCAGTTGCGTGGGTTTCCTGCTGTACAGGGATCCACATAGGCTGAATCCACCATAGCGGGCAGTAATTTATAAAAATCCTCCCGGTTGACACCAGCAGCTTTTATACTGGAAGGGATATTCAATTTGGCTATATAACGCTTTAGGGCGCGGACAAGATTTATTGTGCTCTGACGGTCATTCGTACTATCAAGCCAGATTAATCTGGCTATTTTGGCATACCTTTTGTTTGCTTCAGTCAATTCATCATAAAGACCCGCATTAAAGGAGATTACATAAGGCAATAAGAGGGCATTGGCTTTTCCGTGAGGGATGTGAAAGTGTGCACCTAAGGTATGAGCCATGGAATGATTGATACCAAGTCCTGAATTGCTAAATGCCATACCCGCAAGACAGGAGGCATTATGAACACGTTGCCTTAAGGTTACATCGTCCGGTTTTTCAAATACCTGTATTAAAAATTTATTGGCTAGCTTAATTGCCTTCTCAGCAAGTGCATCAGTAAAATCGTTTCTCATGTTACAGACAAAGGCTTCGATGGCATGCGTTAAGACATCAAGTCCTGTATCGGCAGTGATAGAGGGTGGAACAGATTTTGTAAGTTCTGCATCCAGTATCGCAGTATCCGGCAGCATACTGTCTTCCACCAGCGGGTATTTTGTTTCGGTGTCCGGGTCTGTAATTACTGCAAATTTAGTAACCTCTGAACCGGTACCACTGGTTGTTGGAATGGCTATGAATTTTAACTGAATGGATGCATCCTGCATACGGGCAAAATATATCATCCCCTTGGCAGCATCAATAGGAGAACCACCTCCTAAGGCAACTACCATATCGGGTTTAAATTCTAAGATTATCTTAACACCTTGGGAAACAGTTGCTATGTCGGGATTCGGTTTCACATCATGAAATATTTGATATTCAGCAGTATCTAAATGTTTTGTTATGTATTTGGTTACTTCCTTTTCATACATAAACTTATCAGTAACAATAAAGACTCTTTTAGCTCCCGTAAAAGTGTCTCCGTTACCATTGCCTATTATGATTTCTGTTTTATTGCTAAAGGTGCTATACATGAGGTCTCCTTTCATACTATGTAAATATAAGTAAAAACCACACAAAACCACATATTAAATGTCGGCTATTTGTTGTTATTGTCTGTTATTTATAAGGTATCTCATATTTATGTATTTGTCAAGAACACATAATCATAAAAGTTAAATATTTAACAAGGTACTAGTGATAGGTGCATGAATACAGCAATAGCAGTACTATGTTAGAATTATTGGTGGAAAATAATATAAAAATATGTTAAATACTGTTTGGTTATGTTATGCTATGCTATAATAATCATAGCTTCATAGTA
The nucleotide sequence above comes from Anaerocolumna cellulosilytica. Encoded proteins:
- a CDS encoding 4Fe-4S dicluster domain-containing protein produces the protein MNFIEAIKEAGIVGAGGAGFPTHIKLNTKAEYFIVNAAECEPLIETDKYLCRIFADELIKGVMMISAHLEAKKAVIALKGKYKAEITALKEAIAKNGADIEIFELRTFYPAGDEQIIVQQVTGRSVPERGIPIEVGAVVDNVGTVIGIYEALTKGKKTTEKYLSVVGEVKEPIMLKVPIGTSIRECIQSANPTISDYAIILGGPMMGRVVAENDLIDAQIVTKTTGNIIVLPKDHYLIRRSKVSIDRIKHQARSACIQCRMCTDLCPRYQIGHRIKPHLVMRNVWREHTELSTEEFEKSFGDAANCCDCGLCEMFSCPMGLSPRKVNGYMKGKLREKGINVEKNPNPVARGTVDISKVPTDRLIARLNLGQYNGLHAHSCITLHPQEVFIPLSQHIGKPAKAVKNIGDNVTIGDVIAAADDSGLSANIHASVHGIIKDITPLGIRISVN
- a CDS encoding 1-propanol dehydrogenase PduQ — protein: MYSTFSNKTEIIIGNGNGDTFTGAKRVFIVTDKFMYEKEVTKYITKHLDTAEYQIFHDVKPNPDIATVSQGVKIILEFKPDMVVALGGGSPIDAAKGMIYFARMQDASIQLKFIAIPTTSGTGSEVTKFAVITDPDTETKYPLVEDSMLPDTAILDAELTKSVPPSITADTGLDVLTHAIEAFVCNMRNDFTDALAEKAIKLANKFLIQVFEKPDDVTLRQRVHNASCLAGMAFSNSGLGINHSMAHTLGAHFHIPHGKANALLLPYVISFNAGLYDELTEANKRYAKIARLIWLDSTNDRQSTINLVRALKRYIAKLNIPSSIKAAGVNREDFYKLLPAMVDSAYVDPCTAGNPRNCTKEDLTDLFIRAYEGTNGI